In Stieleria varia, one genomic interval encodes:
- the infC gene encoding translation initiation factor IF-3, giving the protein MALARRNNQPENRDQTRINNNIRITPIRVVSETGEQLGVIPTEEALERAREAGLDLVEVAPNERPPVCRIMDYGKYKYDKNKKTNRHQTHTKTKEIRLRPKTGDEDIRTKIRRAEKFLEHKDKVQVSVLFRGREMAHIEEGRKVMEQVIELLSEHGKVETTPQQHGRRMICMIAPK; this is encoded by the coding sequence GTGGCATTGGCACGCAGAAACAACCAACCAGAGAATCGCGATCAAACTCGCATCAACAACAACATCCGCATCACCCCCATTCGCGTCGTTAGCGAAACCGGGGAACAGTTAGGGGTCATCCCGACTGAAGAAGCGTTGGAACGAGCCAGGGAAGCCGGGCTTGATCTCGTCGAGGTGGCGCCCAATGAGCGACCGCCGGTTTGCCGAATCATGGATTACGGCAAGTACAAGTACGACAAGAACAAGAAAACCAATCGCCACCAGACGCATACCAAGACCAAAGAGATTCGGTTGCGTCCCAAGACCGGTGACGAGGACATCCGCACGAAGATCCGTCGCGCGGAGAAATTCTTGGAGCACAAAGACAAAGTGCAAGTCAGCGTCCTGTTCCGCGGTCGTGAGATGGCTCACATCGAAGAAGGCCGAAAGGTCATGGAACAAGTCATCGAGCTGCTCAGCGAACACGGCAAAGTCGAAACGACGCCGCAGCAGCACGGTCGACGGATGATCTGCATGATTGCTCCCAAGTAG
- a CDS encoding ThuA domain-containing protein, with protein MLRVFAPMLLIAWISSSVLSAAQPDRLVFAVDDANAKRVVLVSGDEEYRTEETMPMLAKLLSKKHGFHCTVLFSLSADGSYIDPNNSQGVRGWDSLADADLMIIGTRFRTPSEEDAKYITDFLNAGKPVIGIRTSTHAFNGRGSFGDSISYGKFGLLVLGEQWVNHHGQHKREGARSVVVAENEKHPILNSVGEIFALSDVYGVTHLTDADSILLRAAVTQTLDPESPNVDGPKNDPMQPLAWLHPYVSDSGKKGNSFCTTAGASVDFLDADLRRLIVNAAFHLTGRDVPAKADVEFVDPFHPSFYGFIKEKSYFADRNMQPSDFDLGKPTEYPDPPGSPQWNAEAAKMQ; from the coding sequence ATGCTTCGAGTTTTCGCCCCCATGTTGCTGATCGCTTGGATCAGCTCATCCGTCCTTTCCGCTGCACAGCCGGACCGATTGGTCTTTGCCGTTGACGACGCCAACGCCAAACGAGTCGTGTTGGTTTCCGGCGACGAGGAGTATCGCACCGAAGAAACGATGCCGATGCTGGCCAAGTTGCTCAGCAAGAAACATGGCTTCCATTGCACCGTCCTGTTTTCACTTTCGGCCGACGGCAGTTACATCGACCCCAACAACTCGCAAGGCGTACGGGGCTGGGACTCGCTGGCGGACGCCGATTTGATGATCATTGGAACTCGGTTCCGAACCCCGAGCGAAGAGGACGCCAAATACATCACCGACTTTCTCAACGCGGGAAAACCGGTGATTGGGATTCGAACCTCGACCCACGCGTTCAATGGCAGAGGCTCCTTTGGCGACAGTATCTCGTACGGCAAGTTCGGCTTGCTGGTGTTGGGCGAACAGTGGGTCAACCACCATGGACAACACAAACGCGAGGGTGCCCGCAGCGTTGTCGTTGCGGAAAACGAAAAGCATCCCATCCTCAATTCCGTGGGCGAGATCTTTGCGCTCTCGGATGTCTACGGCGTGACGCACTTGACCGATGCCGATTCGATTCTGCTGCGAGCCGCCGTCACTCAGACGCTCGATCCGGAATCGCCCAATGTGGATGGCCCCAAGAACGACCCGATGCAACCGCTTGCTTGGCTGCACCCCTATGTGTCCGATTCGGGCAAAAAAGGAAATTCGTTTTGCACGACGGCGGGTGCCTCGGTTGATTTTCTGGACGCAGACCTGCGTCGTCTGATCGTCAACGCCGCCTTTCACCTGACCGGTCGTGACGTGCCTGCCAAGGCGGACGTGGAATTCGTCGATCCATTTCACCCCAGTTTCTACGGTTTTATCAAGGAAAAAAGCTACTTTGCCGATCGAAACATGCAGCCCAGCGACTTCGATTTGGGCAAGCCCACCGAGTATCCCGACCCGCCCGGCAGCCCTCAATGGAACGCCGAAGCCGCCAAGATGCAGTAG
- a CDS encoding PDZ domain-containing protein, whose protein sequence is MNRIVKPLRIALAFTCVIFACQFIVLSIAQSADPQTLRVAMARAVRDAANEVLPSIVTIEIVNASDVTSQDDQSELEKDAPTCGFIVDDRGYVVCSDIVLRRPSASVLVVLPDGSRHAAKVVSRDWHRNLVLLKITTDKELTALTLPAELDLTIGSTVVATGRYGPSQSPLVSSGILSAVERLDGIALQTDARVSPSFYGGVLVDLYGKPIGVLIPAVAEGGAPDATSWYDSGIAFAVPTDVLKRKLDRMIDGTDIRKGLIGIVPKTNDPYKNGTELAAVRTRSPAENAGLKSGDVIVAIDGTPVKRFQEIRQVLGRFDAGEVIKIQYRRDKTESDVEVTLAETIPPLQPQRLGVLVSETTPADSPENDPPENDSSDSEDAVADIVIDDVVPGSAADGKLQTGDTLVKLDDAEINDLNTLRRKLISAEPKKEVTLTISRQGSEQQVTIVPTSIAGKAFAETLPMWKPAEKPVEDADKKPAWEITPMKLPDVSNVAAVLAPKENADAGPDRLGLLIVLSAPGDGSPEESLKAWMDIAASQGVVICIVTPAEENRWQPQEIDVVSRMAMAVLKRHPIAESAVGIATPGAIAGGEASAADAMALAVAMSDSRTFFGVAVSAKTRPPAVRLRENEPDRSLQLLLPIESDDELPSWGAALSKAGYPIVQGGITCDRTDLLRWIRLLQTI, encoded by the coding sequence ATGAATCGCATCGTCAAACCACTGCGCATCGCACTCGCGTTTACTTGCGTGATCTTCGCATGCCAATTCATTGTACTGTCGATCGCGCAATCAGCTGACCCACAGACATTGCGTGTCGCGATGGCCAGGGCGGTTCGAGACGCGGCGAACGAAGTCCTGCCGTCCATCGTGACGATCGAGATCGTCAATGCGTCGGACGTGACCAGCCAAGACGATCAGAGTGAGTTGGAAAAGGACGCTCCCACATGCGGGTTCATCGTCGATGATCGCGGTTACGTGGTTTGCTCCGACATCGTGCTGCGTCGCCCATCGGCGAGCGTGCTGGTTGTGTTGCCCGATGGTTCACGCCACGCCGCGAAAGTCGTCTCGCGGGACTGGCATCGCAACCTCGTGCTGCTGAAGATCACCACCGACAAAGAACTCACCGCATTGACTTTGCCCGCCGAGCTGGACCTCACGATCGGCAGCACGGTGGTCGCGACCGGACGCTACGGTCCCTCGCAATCGCCACTGGTCAGCAGCGGAATCCTCAGCGCCGTGGAGCGACTTGACGGAATCGCGTTGCAAACCGACGCGCGCGTTTCGCCATCTTTCTACGGCGGCGTCTTGGTGGACCTGTACGGAAAACCGATCGGCGTCTTGATCCCGGCCGTCGCCGAAGGCGGCGCTCCCGATGCCACCAGTTGGTATGACTCGGGAATTGCATTCGCCGTTCCCACCGATGTGCTGAAACGAAAACTCGATCGAATGATCGACGGCACCGACATCCGAAAAGGTTTGATCGGCATCGTTCCCAAAACCAACGACCCGTACAAAAATGGCACCGAACTGGCCGCCGTTCGCACACGTTCGCCCGCCGAGAATGCCGGCTTGAAATCCGGTGACGTGATCGTCGCCATTGATGGCACTCCAGTCAAACGTTTCCAAGAGATCCGCCAAGTCCTCGGGCGGTTTGATGCGGGCGAAGTCATCAAGATCCAGTACCGCCGCGACAAGACGGAATCCGACGTCGAAGTCACGTTGGCGGAAACCATCCCGCCCCTGCAACCACAGAGACTGGGCGTTCTGGTCAGTGAAACAACGCCCGCCGATTCACCCGAAAATGATCCGCCCGAAAACGACTCATCTGATTCCGAAGACGCCGTTGCCGACATCGTTATCGACGACGTTGTTCCCGGATCTGCTGCCGACGGAAAACTGCAGACCGGTGACACGTTGGTCAAACTGGATGATGCGGAGATCAATGACCTGAACACCCTGCGTCGAAAACTGATCTCCGCCGAGCCCAAGAAAGAAGTCACGTTGACAATTTCACGTCAGGGCAGCGAACAGCAGGTCACCATCGTCCCAACAAGTATCGCAGGCAAAGCCTTTGCCGAAACCCTGCCGATGTGGAAACCTGCTGAAAAACCCGTCGAAGACGCGGACAAGAAACCGGCTTGGGAAATCACGCCCATGAAGCTGCCCGACGTATCCAACGTGGCCGCCGTCTTGGCACCCAAGGAAAACGCCGACGCTGGACCGGATCGATTGGGTTTGCTGATCGTGTTGTCCGCCCCAGGCGATGGCTCACCCGAGGAATCGCTCAAAGCATGGATGGACATCGCGGCCTCGCAAGGCGTTGTCATTTGCATCGTCACGCCCGCGGAAGAAAATCGTTGGCAACCTCAAGAAATCGATGTGGTATCCCGCATGGCGATGGCTGTTTTGAAGCGGCATCCGATCGCGGAATCCGCCGTCGGGATCGCAACTCCCGGCGCGATCGCCGGAGGCGAAGCGTCGGCGGCTGATGCGATGGCGCTCGCGGTTGCCATGTCCGACAGTCGCACGTTCTTTGGCGTCGCGGTGTCGGCCAAGACTCGGCCACCTGCCGTACGATTGCGAGAGAACGAACCGGACCGGTCCCTGCAGCTATTGCTGCCCATCGAAAGCGATGACGAGCTGCCCAGTTGGGGCGCGGCATTGTCCAAGGCGGGCTATCCGATTGTTCAAGGCGGCATCACCTGTGATCGCACCGATCTGCTCCGCTGGATTCGCCTGCTGCAAACCATCTAA
- a CDS encoding S1C family serine protease → MATPATAQEIVSAKTNADEAKQDPASQPTLADPSREAQQRVVKIYGAGGLTGLEAYQSGFFVSPDGHIATAWSYVLDVEPVVVLDDGRRFESEIVGFQPSLDLAVLKIDASDLPYFTVSKETDVTWGDPILAVSNLFGIASGDEPASVMQGIIASISPLDARRGTFKTTYRGPVLVLDLIANNPGAAGGAVVDVSGNLVGMLGKELRDSATGVWLNYALPASELRSVIGDIISGKVTSVASSEEPMLPRERSHNLETLGLILVPNVLESTPAFVDAVVPGGPAASVDVRPDDLILLLNGQRVKSQASLIEMLRRIDRRDNVELTVQRDTEILPLSVQPK, encoded by the coding sequence ATGGCAACGCCTGCAACGGCCCAAGAAATTGTTTCGGCAAAGACAAACGCAGACGAGGCCAAGCAGGACCCTGCGTCTCAGCCAACGTTGGCCGACCCGTCGCGTGAAGCCCAACAACGCGTGGTGAAAATCTACGGTGCGGGCGGCTTGACCGGATTGGAAGCCTATCAGAGTGGATTTTTTGTTTCACCCGACGGGCACATCGCAACGGCTTGGAGTTACGTGTTGGACGTCGAACCCGTTGTGGTGCTCGACGACGGGCGTCGGTTCGAATCGGAGATCGTCGGCTTTCAACCGTCGCTGGATTTGGCCGTCCTGAAGATCGACGCCAGCGACTTGCCCTATTTCACCGTTTCAAAGGAAACCGATGTCACGTGGGGCGACCCGATCTTGGCCGTCAGTAATCTCTTTGGCATCGCCAGCGGAGATGAGCCGGCAAGTGTGATGCAGGGCATCATTGCATCGATCTCACCGCTGGACGCGCGACGCGGAACCTTCAAAACAACCTATCGCGGCCCCGTGCTGGTGTTGGACTTGATCGCAAACAATCCGGGTGCCGCCGGCGGTGCGGTGGTCGACGTGTCGGGAAACCTGGTCGGCATGCTCGGCAAAGAGTTGCGTGATAGCGCCACCGGTGTTTGGCTCAACTACGCCTTGCCCGCCAGCGAGCTGAGAAGCGTCATCGGGGACATCATCTCGGGCAAAGTCACTTCGGTGGCCAGCAGCGAAGAACCGATGTTGCCACGCGAGCGTTCTCACAACCTCGAAACGCTTGGCCTGATCCTGGTGCCCAACGTGCTCGAGTCCACGCCGGCTTTCGTCGACGCGGTCGTCCCCGGTGGTCCGGCCGCATCCGTCGACGTCCGCCCGGACGATTTGATCCTGCTGCTCAACGGACAGCGTGTCAAGAGTCAAGCGTCGTTGATCGAAATGTTGCGTCGCATTGATCGTCGAGACAATGTCGAGCTGACCGTCCAACGTGACACAGAAATTTTGCCCCTGTCCGTACAGCCAAAATAA
- a CDS encoding S1C family serine protease — protein MMLLKTKQRAFLACSLAVLFCHLMASGTARAEITLDPLVQSAEQERIAAINVARPSAVSVFVPGGGGGGSGVLISPDGYALTNFHVTSPAGTFMRCGLSDGNIYDAVLVGIDPVGDLAMIRLLGRDDFPYATIANSLNARAGDWCMVIGNPFLLASNLQPTVTWGILSGVGRYQYPSGTLLEYADCLQTDASINPGNSGGPIYDAKGHLLGIVGRASFEKRGRVNVGVGYAISINQAKNFLGCLRSGRIVDHATLGATVTTDPDGGVVVSNILESSDAFRRGLRYDSEIIEIDGRPVTTANDVQNVLGTLPSGWRVKLVMQNEGRTTETLVRLMGVHLQDELLEKMASALPPPPPIEESPDEKGEGPEGEGPEGEGENKGEGDNDGENAPNRGRDANPHAPSKGAAIPKAVEELITARHGYANYHFNEMLQTEFIDSLRKSAPVENATDDLAWVIQGKGIEGKNADGAQQPVNIRIEPGRYAMLVGSTAIEGRTKADLYNGVDAQTVGGILPALSAWRRMLRDGPKRFGESYYWGTMPLGGERPLRHCFVGIDGEMEIRWLYHPDTMRLECIEVQADRDEDPAELWVRYEGDKIAGFDLRYGLENELSLNIDSWTTEPIEPTKPIDAAADTDKEVTP, from the coding sequence ATGATGCTGCTGAAAACAAAACAACGTGCGTTCCTTGCGTGTAGCCTCGCTGTGCTTTTCTGCCATCTGATGGCCTCTGGCACTGCCCGGGCAGAAATCACTTTGGACCCGTTGGTTCAGTCGGCCGAGCAAGAAAGGATTGCGGCGATCAACGTCGCCAGGCCATCTGCGGTCAGCGTATTTGTTCCCGGTGGAGGTGGTGGCGGTAGCGGCGTGTTGATTTCACCGGACGGCTACGCCTTGACCAACTTTCACGTCACCAGCCCGGCCGGCACCTTCATGCGTTGCGGCTTGAGCGACGGCAACATCTATGACGCGGTCTTGGTCGGCATTGACCCTGTCGGTGACTTGGCCATGATCCGGTTGCTGGGACGCGATGACTTTCCCTACGCCACGATCGCCAACAGCTTGAACGCTCGCGCGGGCGATTGGTGCATGGTGATCGGCAATCCGTTCTTGCTGGCATCCAATCTGCAGCCGACCGTCACGTGGGGAATCCTCAGCGGGGTCGGACGTTATCAGTATCCCTCGGGCACGCTGTTGGAATACGCGGACTGCCTGCAGACCGATGCGTCGATCAACCCAGGTAACTCAGGCGGCCCAATCTACGATGCCAAAGGGCACTTGTTGGGAATCGTCGGACGTGCATCCTTTGAAAAACGTGGACGAGTCAACGTGGGAGTCGGCTACGCGATCTCGATCAATCAAGCCAAGAATTTTCTCGGTTGCCTGCGTAGCGGTCGCATCGTGGATCACGCCACGCTCGGTGCGACGGTGACCACCGATCCCGACGGTGGCGTCGTGGTCAGCAACATCCTGGAGTCCAGCGACGCGTTCCGACGTGGCTTGAGATACGATTCCGAGATCATCGAAATCGATGGACGTCCCGTCACCACGGCCAACGATGTTCAAAACGTCTTGGGAACTCTGCCCAGCGGCTGGCGAGTCAAACTGGTGATGCAAAATGAAGGACGCACGACCGAAACGCTGGTTCGCCTGATGGGCGTTCACTTGCAAGACGAATTGCTGGAGAAGATGGCATCCGCGTTGCCGCCGCCTCCGCCGATCGAAGAATCGCCCGACGAAAAAGGAGAAGGCCCAGAGGGAGAAGGCCCAGAGGGAGAAGGCGAGAACAAGGGCGAAGGTGACAACGACGGTGAGAACGCTCCCAATCGTGGACGCGACGCAAATCCGCATGCTCCCTCGAAAGGTGCCGCCATTCCCAAGGCTGTCGAGGAACTCATCACCGCTCGACACGGCTACGCCAACTATCACTTCAACGAAATGTTGCAGACCGAGTTCATCGATTCGCTCCGCAAGTCGGCTCCGGTCGAGAACGCGACGGATGACTTGGCGTGGGTGATCCAAGGCAAAGGCATTGAAGGCAAGAACGCCGACGGCGCCCAGCAGCCCGTCAATATTCGAATCGAACCGGGACGCTACGCGATGCTGGTCGGCAGCACTGCGATCGAAGGCAGGACCAAAGCCGATCTCTACAACGGCGTCGATGCCCAAACCGTCGGCGGCATCCTGCCTGCATTGAGCGCTTGGCGGCGTATGCTTCGCGACGGCCCGAAACGTTTCGGCGAATCGTATTACTGGGGCACCATGCCGCTGGGCGGCGAGCGTCCCCTGCGTCATTGCTTTGTCGGCATCGATGGCGAAATGGAGATTCGCTGGTTGTACCATCCCGACACGATGCGACTGGAGTGCATCGAGGTCCAAGCGGATCGCGACGAAGACCCCGCGGAGCTGTGGGTGCGTTACGAGGGCGACAAGATCGCCGGCTTTGATCTGCGTTACGGATTGGAAAACGAACTTTCCCTGAACATCGACTCATGGACGACAGAGCCGATCGAGCCGACTAAGCCGATCGATGCCGCAGCGGATACCGACAAAGAGGTGACCCCATGA
- a CDS encoding NPCBM/NEW2 domain-containing protein — protein sequence MIISPLASVLFHCSALLAAAVLPVRVTTLTGHTVTGDLTTVNEAFITIEQADGVKEFSYDALAAVTPLVIDEGLTGPAMRATLRSGSVIAAQDFSMSGSELTIEPRRQKPLKVPVAEVASIRFRPSAVTTDAQWLGITEAESRGDVMVILRPGDKLDPISGVVEGLASGEVIFDLDGDKINAPLARLEGIVFGGTASDSPSAKIQVTDVYGSTWQVMSLAPSATGEPLRLRLTDSITHELPLKHLKSMSWGTGEQLLAREASAESSYQPYVGTALPSKTLAAWFEPQSEQDDLVISGGAAVEYRLGSEYQTLAGAVRRESQVASAGQVIVRISLDGKVAWEEKLTNPEQLGFQIPLDDAKRVRIEIDPADDGDVGDLVRIIRPRLLK from the coding sequence ATGATCATCAGTCCTCTCGCGTCGGTGTTGTTTCATTGCTCGGCGCTACTCGCGGCCGCGGTCTTGCCCGTCCGCGTCACCACCCTGACCGGGCATACCGTCACGGGCGATTTGACGACGGTTAACGAGGCGTTCATCACGATCGAGCAAGCCGATGGCGTCAAAGAATTTTCCTACGACGCTCTTGCCGCCGTCACACCGCTGGTCATCGACGAAGGGCTGACGGGGCCGGCGATGCGGGCGACTTTGCGAAGCGGCAGCGTGATCGCGGCCCAAGATTTCTCGATGTCCGGCAGCGAGTTGACGATCGAGCCTCGCCGACAAAAACCGCTGAAGGTTCCGGTCGCGGAAGTCGCTTCGATTCGCTTTCGTCCCTCGGCGGTGACGACCGATGCCCAATGGCTGGGAATCACGGAAGCTGAATCGCGGGGAGACGTGATGGTGATCCTGCGCCCGGGAGACAAACTGGATCCCATCAGCGGTGTCGTTGAAGGCCTAGCGTCGGGCGAAGTGATCTTTGATTTGGATGGTGACAAGATCAACGCACCTTTGGCTCGATTGGAAGGAATCGTCTTTGGCGGCACCGCGTCAGATTCGCCCTCGGCCAAGATTCAGGTCACCGACGTTTATGGCTCCACATGGCAGGTCATGTCGCTTGCTCCCAGCGCCACCGGTGAACCTTTGCGATTGCGTTTGACCGACTCGATCACACACGAGCTGCCGCTCAAGCATCTCAAGTCGATGTCTTGGGGGACAGGCGAGCAACTGCTCGCTCGTGAAGCGAGTGCGGAGTCCAGCTATCAGCCATACGTGGGCACCGCGTTGCCGAGCAAAACGTTGGCGGCGTGGTTCGAACCCCAATCCGAACAAGATGACTTGGTGATCAGTGGCGGAGCGGCCGTCGAGTATCGACTCGGCAGTGAATACCAAACGCTCGCTGGTGCGGTGCGACGCGAGTCTCAAGTCGCATCAGCGGGACAAGTCATCGTTCGCATCTCGCTGGACGGTAAAGTCGCCTGGGAGGAAAAGTTGACGAACCCTGAACAACTCGGATTTCAAATCCCGCTGGATGATGCAAAGCGTGTTCGCATCGAAATCGATCCTGCCGACGACGGCGACGTCGGCGATCTGGTCCGAATCATTCGACCAAGGCTGTTGAAATGA